Genomic segment of Cronobacter dublinensis subsp. dublinensis LMG 23823:
AAACTGACCAGCGCCTATATTCGTCCGCTGGTATTCGTGGGCGATGTCGGTATGGGCGTAAACCCGCCAGCGGGCTATACCACTGATGTCATTATCGCTGCGTTCCCGTGGGGCGCGTACCTGGGCGCGGAAGCACTGGAGCAGGGGATCGACGCTATGGTCTCCTCCTGGAACCGCGCGGCGCCAAACACGATCCCTACCGCGGCGAAAGCGGGCGGTAATTATCTTTCCTCTCTGCTGGTTGGCAGCGAAGCGCGTCGTCATGGCTATCAGGAAGGCATTGCGCTCGACGTTAACGGCTATATCTCCGAAGGCGCGGGCGAAAACCTCTTTGAAGTCAAAGATGGCGTGATTTATACCCCTCCGTTTACCTCTTCCGCGCTGCCGGGCATTACTCGCGACGCCATCATTAAGCTCGCTAAAGACATGGGCATTGAAGTTCGCGAGCAGGTGCTCTCCCGCGAATCGCTGTATCTGGCTGATGAAGTCTTTATGTCCGGTACTGCGGCGGAAATCACGCCGGTGCGTAGCGTGGACGGCATCCAGGTCGGCGAAGGCCGCTGTGGTCCGGTTACCAAACGCGTTCAGCAGGCGTTCTTCGGCCTGTTTACCGGCGAGACCGAAGATAAATGGGGCTGGTTGGATCAAGTTAATCCGTAAGCACAATAACACCTGCACGGGCGGCACAAGCCGCCCGGCTTTTGTAGAGACTGGAGTGAAAAAGCATGCCTAAGTACCGTTCTGCCACCACCACGCACGGCCGCAACATGGCGGGTGCCCGCGCCTTATGGCGCGCCACGGGAATGACCGACGCCGATTTTGGCAAGCCGATTATTGCGGTTGTGAACTCGTTTACCCAGTTCGTGCCGGGCCATGTTCATCTGCGCGATCTGGGCAAACTGGTTGCGGAGCAAATTGAGGCGGCGGGCGGCGTGGCGAAAGAGTTCAATACCATCGCGGTCGATGACGGCATCGCCATGGGACACGGCGGCATGCTTTATTCACTGCCGTCTCGCGAGCTTATTGCTGACTCCGTGGAGTACATGGTAAACGCCCACTGCGCAGACGCCATGGTCTGTATCTCTAACTGCGACAAAATCACGCCAGGGATGCTGATGGCTGCCCTGCGTCTGAACATTCCGGTGATTTTCGTCTCCGGCGGTCCGATGGAAGCCGGTAAAACCAAACTTTCCGACCAAATCATCAAGCTGGATCTGGTTGATGCGATGATCCAGGGCGCGAACCCGCACGTCAGCGACGAGCAAAGCGATCAGGTGGAACGCTCCGCCTGCCCGACCTGCGGCTCCTGCTCTGGTATGTTCACCGCCAACTCCATGAACTGTCTGACCGAGGCGCTGGGCCTGTCCCAGCCGGGCAACGGCTCGCTGCTCGCGACTCACGCCGACCGCAAAGATCTCTTTATCAATGCGGGTAAACGCATTGTCTCGCTCACCAAACGTTATTACGAGCAGGATGATGCCAGCGCCCTGCCGCGTAACATCGCGAGCAAAGCGGCGTTTGAAAACGCCATGACGCTCGACATCGCCATGGGCGGCTCCACCAATACCGTTCTTCATCTGCTGGCGGCGGCGCAGGAGGCGGAAATCGACTTCACGATGAGCGATATTGACCGTCTTTCCCGTAAAGTGCCGCAGCTGTGTAAAGTTGCGCCGAGTACTCAGAAATACCATATGGAAGATGTTCACCGCGCGGGCGGGGTCATCGGCATTCTCGGCGAGCTGGATCGCGCAGGTCTGCTGAACCGTGACGTCAATAACGTGCTGGGACTGACGCTGCCGCAGACGCTTGAGCAATATGACGTCATGCTCACTCAGGATAGCGCGGTGAAAGAGATGTTCCGCGCAGGCCCGGCGGGCATTCGCACTACCCAGGCGTTTTCGCAATCCTGCCGCTGGGACACGCTGGATGACGATCGACAGGAAGGCTGTATTCGCTCGCTGGAGCACGCGTATAGCCAGGACGGCGGGCTGGCCGTGCTGTATGGCAACTTCGCAGAAAACGGCTGCATCGTGAAAACCGCCGGGGTGGATGAAGGCAGCCTGGTCTTCCGTGGCCCTGCGAAAGTCTATGAAAGCCAGGATGACGCCGTAGAGGCGATTCTCGGCGGTAAAGTCGTCGCGGGCGATGTCGTGGTTATCCGTTACGAAGGGCCGAAGGGCGGGCCGGGGATGCAGGAAATGCTCTACCCGACCAGCTTCCTGAAATCGATGGGGCTTGGTAAAGCCTGTGCGCTCATCACCGATGGCCGCTTCTCCGGCGGTACGTCCGGGCTGTCTATCGGTCATGTCTCTCCGGAGGCTGCCAGCGGCGGCAATATCGCGCTGATTGAAGATGGCGACATGATTGCCATTGATATCCCGAATCGTGGCATCCAGCTTGAGGTCAGCGATCAGCAGCTGGCCGCGCGCCGTGAAGCGCAGGAAGCACGCGGTGCCGAGGCCTGGACTCCACGCAGCCGCGAACGCCAGGTTTCCTTCGCGCTGCGCGCTTACGCAAGCCTTGCCACCAGCGCCGATAAAGGCGCCGTGCGCGATAAATCGAAACTGGGAGGCTAACCATGGCCGAGTCGCAACCCCTTTCCGCCGCCCCCTGCGGGGCGGAATATCTGCGTGCTGTGCTGCGTTCTCCGGTCTATGAAGTGGCGCAGGTGACGCCGCTGCAGAAGATGGAGAAACTGTCGGCGCGGCTTAATAACGTGGTGCTGGTGAAGCGCGAAGACCGCCAGCCGGTGCACAGCTTTAAGCTGCGCGGCGCCTACGCGATGATGGCGAACCTGACCAGCGAGCAAAAAGCGCGTGGTGTGATCACCGCGTCTGCGGGCAATCATGCGCAGGGTGTGGCGCTCTCGTCATCCCGACTGGGCATCAAATCGCTTATTGTGATGCCGGTGACCACCGCGGATATCAAAGTGGATGCGGTGCGCGGCTTCGGCGGCGAAGTGCTGCTTCATGGCGCTAACTTCGATGAGGCGAAGGCGCAGGCGATTGCGCTTTCGCAGCAGCAAGGTTTCACATACGTACCGCCGTTTGATCATCCGGCGGTCATCGCCGGACAGGGTACGCTGGCGCTGGAGCTACTCCAGCAGGACGCGCATATCGATCGCGTGTTTGTGCCGGTCGGCGGCGGCGGGCTGGCCGCTGGCGTAGCGGTGTTGATCAAGCAGCTCATGCCGCAGATCAAAGTGATCGCCGTGGAAGCGGCCGACTCCGCCTGCCTGAAGGCGGCGCTTGAGGCCGGGCACCCGGTCGATTTGCCGCGCGTGGGGCTTTTCGCGGAAGGCGTGGCGGTGAAACGCATCGGTGATGAAACGTTCCGCGTCTGTCAGGAGTATCTCGACGACATCATCACCGTTGACAGCGACGCTATCTGTGCCGCGATGAAAGATCTTTTTGAAGACGTTCGGGCGGTGGCGGAGCCTTCCGGCGCGCTGGCGCTGGCGGGCATGAAAAAGTATGTGGCCCAGCATAATATTCGCGGCGAGCGGCTGGCGCATGTGTTGTCTGGCGCTAATGTCAATTTCCACGGTCTGCGCTATGTGTCCGAGCGCTGTGAGCTCGGCGAACAGCGCGAAGCGCTGCTGGCGGTGACTATCCCGGAAGAGAAAGGCAGCTTCCTGAAGTTCTGTCAGCTGCTGGGCGGGCGTGCGGTAACCGAGTTTAACTACCGCTTCGCGGACGCCAAAGATGCCTGCATTTTTGTCGGTGTGCGCATCAGTCGCGGGCTGGAAGAGCGACATGAAATCATCGCTCAGCTCACCAGCGACGGCTATGGCGTGGTGGATCTCTCCGATGACGAAATGGCGAAGCTGCATGTTCGCTACATGGTCGGCGGTCGTCCGTCGCGCCCTCTGCACGAGCGGCTTTACAGCTTTGAGTTTCCGGAGGCGCCAGGCGCGCTGCTGCGCTTTCTGCACAC
This window contains:
- the ilvD gene encoding dihydroxy-acid dehydratase, whose product is MPKYRSATTTHGRNMAGARALWRATGMTDADFGKPIIAVVNSFTQFVPGHVHLRDLGKLVAEQIEAAGGVAKEFNTIAVDDGIAMGHGGMLYSLPSRELIADSVEYMVNAHCADAMVCISNCDKITPGMLMAALRLNIPVIFVSGGPMEAGKTKLSDQIIKLDLVDAMIQGANPHVSDEQSDQVERSACPTCGSCSGMFTANSMNCLTEALGLSQPGNGSLLATHADRKDLFINAGKRIVSLTKRYYEQDDASALPRNIASKAAFENAMTLDIAMGGSTNTVLHLLAAAQEAEIDFTMSDIDRLSRKVPQLCKVAPSTQKYHMEDVHRAGGVIGILGELDRAGLLNRDVNNVLGLTLPQTLEQYDVMLTQDSAVKEMFRAGPAGIRTTQAFSQSCRWDTLDDDRQEGCIRSLEHAYSQDGGLAVLYGNFAENGCIVKTAGVDEGSLVFRGPAKVYESQDDAVEAILGGKVVAGDVVVIRYEGPKGGPGMQEMLYPTSFLKSMGLGKACALITDGRFSGGTSGLSIGHVSPEAASGGNIALIEDGDMIAIDIPNRGIQLEVSDQQLAARREAQEARGAEAWTPRSRERQVSFALRAYASLATSADKGAVRDKSKLGG
- a CDS encoding branched-chain amino acid transaminase; translated protein: MTTKKADYIWFNGEMVPWGEAKVHVMSHALHYGTSVFEGIRCYDSHKGPVVFRHREHMQRLHDSAKIYRFPVSQSVDELMEACRLVIRENKLTSAYIRPLVFVGDVGMGVNPPAGYTTDVIIAAFPWGAYLGAEALEQGIDAMVSSWNRAAPNTIPTAAKAGGNYLSSLLVGSEARRHGYQEGIALDVNGYISEGAGENLFEVKDGVIYTPPFTSSALPGITRDAIIKLAKDMGIEVREQVLSRESLYLADEVFMSGTAAEITPVRSVDGIQVGEGRCGPVTKRVQQAFFGLFTGETEDKWGWLDQVNP
- the ilvA gene encoding threonine ammonia-lyase, biosynthetic → MAESQPLSAAPCGAEYLRAVLRSPVYEVAQVTPLQKMEKLSARLNNVVLVKREDRQPVHSFKLRGAYAMMANLTSEQKARGVITASAGNHAQGVALSSSRLGIKSLIVMPVTTADIKVDAVRGFGGEVLLHGANFDEAKAQAIALSQQQGFTYVPPFDHPAVIAGQGTLALELLQQDAHIDRVFVPVGGGGLAAGVAVLIKQLMPQIKVIAVEAADSACLKAALEAGHPVDLPRVGLFAEGVAVKRIGDETFRVCQEYLDDIITVDSDAICAAMKDLFEDVRAVAEPSGALALAGMKKYVAQHNIRGERLAHVLSGANVNFHGLRYVSERCELGEQREALLAVTIPEEKGSFLKFCQLLGGRAVTEFNYRFADAKDACIFVGVRISRGLEERHEIIAQLTSDGYGVVDLSDDEMAKLHVRYMVGGRPSRPLHERLYSFEFPEAPGALLRFLHTLGTHWNISLFHYRSHGTDYGRVLAAFELGEHEPDFETRLNELGYECHDETGNPAFRFFLAG